Proteins encoded by one window of Melopsittacus undulatus isolate bMelUnd1 chromosome 23, bMelUnd1.mat.Z, whole genome shotgun sequence:
- the S1PR2 gene encoding sphingosine 1-phosphate receptor 2 yields the protein MGSIYKDYFNAAKIREHYNFTKGGGWGASSGPSRWLPSLLIVTLCCFIVLQNLLVLVSVCRNPKLHSAMYIFIGNLAFSDLLAGLAFMANILLSGSTTFLLTPLQWFVREGTAFATLAASVFSLLAIAIERHVAVTKVKVYGGGKSCRMVLLIGACWLVAAAVGSLPIMGWNCLSDLRDCSSVLPLYSKRYLLFVISIFSLILAAIAGLYGRIYCVVRASHADIATAQTLALLKTVTMVLGAFIICWLPAFIILLVDASCAAQTCWVLYKAHYFFAFATLNSAANPIIYTLRSKDMRREFRRLLCCGAERRCRLPARSSGSMERCGHNQHCPPITRDCTTSV from the coding sequence ATGGGCAGCATCTACAAGGACTACTTCAACGCCGCCAAGATCCGCGAGCACTACAACTTCACCAAGGGCGGTGGTTGGGGGGCCTCCTCCGGCCCCTCCCGTTGGCTGCCCTCCCTCCTCATCGTCACCTTGTGCTGCTTCATCGTGCTGCAGaacctgctggtgctggtgtccGTGTGCCGCAACCCCAAGCTACACTCGGCCATGTACATCTTCATCGGCAACCTGGCGTTCTCGGACCTGCTGGCCGGCTTGGCCTTCATGGCCAACATCCTGCTCTCGGGCTCCACCACCTTCCTGCTGACTCCATTGCAGTGGTTCGTGCGCGAGGGCACAGCCTTCGCCACCTTGGCCGCCTCGGTCTTCAGCCTCTTGGCCATCGCCATCGAGCGCCACGTGGCCGTCACCAAGGTGAAGGTGTATGGCGGTGGCAAGAGCTGCCGCATGGTGCTGCTCATCGGCGCCTGTTGGCTGGTGGCCGCCGCCGTCGGGAGCTTGCCTATTATGGGCTGGAACTGCCTGAGCGACCTGCGGGACTGCTCCTCGGTGCTGCCGCTCTACTCCAAGCGCTACCTCCTCTTcgtcatcagcatcttcagccTCATCCTGGCCGCCATCGCCGGCCTCTACGGCCGCATCTACTGCGTGGTGCGCGCCAGCCACGCCGACATCGCCACGGCGCAGACCTTGGCCTTGCTCAAGACCGTCACCATGGTGCTGGGAGCCTTCATCATCTGCTGGCTGCCGGCCTTCATCATCCTCCTGGTGGACGCATCCTGCGCGGCGCAGACCTGCTGGGTGCTCTACAAAGCCCATTACTTCTTCGCCTTCGCCACGCTCAACTCGGCCGCCAACCCCATCATCTACACCCTGCGCAGCAAGGACATGCGCCGGGAGTTCCGCcggctgctgtgctgtggggctgagcgCCGCTGCCGCCTCCCGGCGCGCTCATCCGGCTCAATGGAGCGCTGTGGGCACAACCAGCACTGCCCACCCATCACCCGCGACTGCACCACCTCCGTCTAG